A stretch of Gymnodinialimonas phycosphaerae DNA encodes these proteins:
- a CDS encoding FHA domain-containing protein: protein MQPQRPRAEEVVRTSRRQIWDLEADEVARASQPEPTPEATPAPIPAPRPASVARDEPTPPLVLSNPIAPDTPGPGRAKTRMLGFHAQEPDAGLFDDKKAAHEGPQFPAGFLVVVDGPGRGAFFAVTTRVSSIGRAPDQDVSLDFGDESISREGHASVVYDDEQNRFFLGQGNKANVVRRNDTPVLMTEELTHNDTIRIGKTSLRFHAFCGDDFTWSGATTAPKAGRPDE from the coding sequence GTGCAGCCACAACGGCCAAGGGCCGAGGAAGTCGTCCGAACAAGCCGTCGGCAGATCTGGGATCTGGAAGCGGATGAAGTCGCACGCGCGTCCCAGCCAGAGCCGACGCCAGAAGCCACGCCAGCGCCGATCCCCGCGCCGCGGCCCGCGAGCGTGGCGCGCGACGAACCTACGCCGCCGCTTGTACTATCGAATCCCATTGCGCCGGACACGCCCGGACCGGGTCGCGCCAAGACACGCATGCTTGGATTCCACGCCCAAGAGCCCGACGCGGGGTTGTTCGATGACAAGAAAGCCGCCCATGAGGGTCCGCAATTCCCGGCTGGCTTTCTGGTCGTCGTCGATGGTCCGGGGCGCGGCGCGTTTTTCGCGGTCACAACACGCGTTTCCTCGATCGGCCGGGCACCAGACCAGGACGTGTCACTGGATTTTGGCGACGAAAGCATCTCTCGCGAGGGCCACGCTTCGGTCGTGTACGACGATGAGCAGAACCGGTTCTTTCTAGGACAAGGCAACAAGGCCAATGTAGTGCGTCGCAACGATACACCCGTGCTGATGACGGAAGAACTGACACACAACGACACGATCAGGATTGGCAAGACATCGCTACGGTTTCACGCCTTTTGCGGCGACGACTTCACGTGGTCAGGCGCAACCACCGCACCGAAGGCAGGTCGCCCCGATGAATGA
- a CDS encoding serine/threonine-protein kinase, translated as MAIDGADIQGDELPPGSVLCGGQYSIERYLNAGGFGVTYLARDSLGRRVVIKECFPSALCFRSQKTVRVRSQTSTVEFETILELFEKEARALAGLQHPYIVGVHQYFRDNDTAYMAMDFVEGQTLLDIIERDPARLTPDMVKALLIQLLQAVSFIHRSDILHRDISPDNILIDDDNLPVLIDFGAAREDASRVSRALSKVLTVKDGYSPQEFYLAGSDQVYASDLYALAATFHHVLSGTAPTSSHSRMAAAAREAPDPLKPLGRIDGYDAAFVGAINACLSLFPKDRLQTADAWHEAINAELRKKKLMQLAEQDEHLDKTITQLVKDFFKDFQPVKPEAKGAATPKAKAPEATRARVVPAPALDPIEPELDEDPIKTPASQDDGPVVPVRPNRPARPRRKAAADAEPALLPIDRIRLKYAKPAPPEETAVEKPKGTILPDLFARLGRMSSLASKPDGSHDPTEEKV; from the coding sequence ATGGCTATCGACGGTGCAGACATTCAAGGAGATGAACTGCCGCCCGGGTCAGTCCTATGCGGAGGGCAGTATTCGATAGAGAGATATCTCAACGCTGGCGGCTTTGGTGTCACCTATCTGGCGCGCGACAGCCTTGGCCGACGTGTTGTCATCAAGGAATGCTTTCCAAGCGCGCTGTGTTTCCGAAGCCAGAAAACGGTGCGCGTGCGCTCTCAAACCAGTACGGTCGAATTCGAAACCATCCTGGAGCTGTTCGAAAAGGAAGCCCGCGCGCTCGCAGGCCTTCAACACCCCTATATTGTGGGCGTTCACCAGTACTTTCGCGACAATGACACGGCCTATATGGCGATGGACTTCGTTGAGGGGCAGACGCTTCTCGATATCATCGAACGCGACCCCGCCCGCCTAACGCCGGACATGGTGAAAGCCCTTCTCATCCAGCTTTTGCAAGCTGTAAGCTTCATTCACCGTAGCGATATCCTGCATCGTGATATTTCGCCCGACAACATTCTGATCGACGATGACAACTTGCCCGTTCTTATTGATTTCGGGGCGGCCCGCGAAGATGCCTCGCGCGTCAGCCGCGCCTTGTCAAAGGTCCTGACCGTCAAGGATGGCTACTCACCGCAAGAGTTCTACCTTGCTGGCAGCGACCAAGTCTACGCCAGCGACCTTTATGCCTTGGCCGCGACGTTCCATCATGTCCTGTCAGGAACTGCGCCGACCAGCAGCCATTCGCGTATGGCGGCAGCCGCGCGCGAGGCCCCGGATCCGCTCAAGCCACTGGGGCGCATCGACGGGTATGATGCTGCCTTCGTGGGGGCGATCAACGCGTGCCTTAGCCTGTTCCCGAAAGATCGCCTGCAAACCGCCGATGCGTGGCACGAGGCGATCAACGCAGAATTGCGCAAGAAGAAGTTGATGCAATTGGCCGAGCAGGATGAGCACCTCGACAAAACGATCACCCAGCTTGTGAAAGACTTCTTCAAGGACTTCCAGCCCGTAAAGCCGGAAGCGAAAGGCGCCGCTACCCCCAAGGCCAAGGCGCCAGAGGCCACGCGCGCCCGTGTCGTTCCAGCGCCTGCCCTTGACCCGATCGAACCAGAACTCGACGAGGATCCCATCAAGACACCAGCGTCCCAGGACGACGGTCCCGTCGTCCCTGTCAGGCCGAACCGGCCCGCGCGACCGCGACGCAAAGCGGCCGCGGACGCGGAACCGGCGCTTTTGCCGATTGACCGCATTCGTTTGAAATACGCCAAACCCGCCCCCCCGGAAGAGACGGCAGTCGAAAAACCCAAGGGAACCATCCTGCCCGATCTGTTTGCGCGGTTGGGGCGGATGTCATCATTAGCCTCCAAACCGGACGGCAGCCATGATCCGACAGAGGAAAAAGTATGA